TCGAGCCTGGCCGTGCTCTCGGCCTGATGTTTAAAACCATGCCATTCATTCTGTTTCGTCTTGGCATATACCTGGGCGCCGCCCTCGCTTACATGGTAATGACCGGTGTCGGTGCCGGTGTCGGCTATGGGATCGGCAGCCTGGGCAGTGAAGGCTTTCGTGCCGGCAGCACTTTCTGGGGTGGCTTAATCGGCTTTGGTATTGTCGGCGCCGTCATGTATTGGCTGCGCGAGTACCTGCTCTATGTCGTCAAAGCCGGCCATCTGGCCGTCCTGGTCGAGCTAATGGAAGGAAAAGAGTTACCCGCTGGCAAGGGGCAAATAAACTATGCCAGTACCGTGGTCAAGGAACGCTTTGCCCAGGCCAGTGTTCTGTTTGCAGTCGATCAGTTGATCAAGGGGGTACTCAGAGCCATTGTAGGTTTGACCCGGTCAGTTTTCCGTATGTTGCCAATCCCTGGCGGGCAAAACCTGTTGCGCATACTGCAAGCCTTTCTCAAGGTAGCGGTCGGCTTTATCGACGAAGTGATTCTCGCCTATTGCATCAAGACTCGCTCCACCAATGCCTGGGCCTCTTCCCGTGAAGCCCTGGTTCTTTATGGCCAGAATTACAAATCCATGCTGAAAAATGCCGCATGGATCACCCTCATGATCTATCTGCTCTATTTTCTGGTCTTTCTGGTCATGCTCGCGCCGGCAGCCCTGATTGCCTACCTGATGCCCGGCGGCTGGTCCGCTGCAGGCGTCGTATTTGCGTTCCTGCTGGCATGGAGCATCAAGGCTGGCGTTCTTGAACCCTTTGCAATTACCTGCCTGATGCAAGCCTACTTCAAGGCCATTGAAGGCCAGGAACCCAACCCGGAATGGGATGCCAAGCTGGATGGAATGTCCGCCAAGTTCCGCAAGCTCAAGGACAAGGCCGGAGAGTCACTGGGCAAGGCCACAGGTACCGCAACCCAGCCAGCGCCTGAGCCGGCGGTAACCGCTGGAGATCCACCACCTGGCAACTGATTGCCGCCATGCCCAGGCACCCTTGCAGTCTGGGGCATGGTACTGAAAATCAAGGAAAATCATTTGCCTTAAATGGACTGATCCGTTACATTAGCGCGCCTTGATTGCTCTCCCGGAGACGTCAAGGCATGCGGAGAGGTGGCCGAGTGGCTGAAGGCGCACGCCTGGAAAGTGTGTATACGTTAATAGCGTATCGAGGGTTCGAATCCCTCTCTCTCCGCCAGACAAATGAAAAAGCCCCAGCTTTCGCTGGGGCTTTTTCATTTGTGCGGTGATCAAACTGATGAGAAGCTTACCTCCCTTCACCCTGCCAACCAACAATTGAAGAACCATCATGGAAGATAGCCGCCTGCACACCCTGGACCGGGCAACCAGCCTTGGTCTTATCATCATCGCCGTCATGCAAGGCTATGCGCTGTATGCCCTGCACCTGGCCATCGACCACGAGCACTGGCTGGCCGCCGACCAGCGCTGGCTCAAGGCGTTATACACCCTGACAATTGGTCTGCCGGCCTTCTACCTGATCAGCATTGTGCAACTGCGTGGACGCATCAATTTGCTGCCTCTGCTATTGGCACCACTGCTCTTCTGGCTCGGCTGGCATCTTGGCTGGGTCGAACAGATGCCCGAAACAACGCGACAACGCCACCAGTTTACCTTCGCGTTCTGTATGGCTGCAGGGGTAGCCCTGTTCATCCTTGCGCTGTTCTTCCGCAGCGGCGCTGCCAACGGCACATGGCCGACGGCCTATCAGCCACTGCTGGGGTATTCATGGGAGCATGCCCTGACACTCGCCCAACTGGGCCTGTTCGTCGGTGTTTTCTGGGCGCTGCTGTGGCTCTGGGCCGCCCTGTTTGACGCGATTGGCCTGGGCTTTTTCAAATCGCTGTTTCAGGAACCGGCTTTTATTTATCCGGTTAGCTGGCTGGTCATCGGTTTGGGCCTGGTGATGATTCGCAACCGCTTCCGCTTCATCGCCAACGTACGCTTGATGTGCGAAGCGCTGATCAAGGCACTGCTGCCACTGGTAGCCCTGATCATTCTGCTGTTTTTTGCCGTACTCCCCTGGACCGGATTGCAGCCCATCTGGGATACCGGCAAGGCCGCGCAAATGCTGATGGCCCTGATGTTGACCCTTCTGCTGTTCTTCAATGCGGTCTTCCATCAGCCCCGTGACAAACCACCCTACCCGGCGTGGCTTCGCGGCCCGATCCTGCTTGCAGTGGTGCTGCTGCCGCTTGGCAGCCTGCTGGCTGCCTGGGCGCTCTGGCTGCGAATCGACCAATACGGGCTCACCCTGGACCGGCTCTGGGCCGCTGTGCTGCAAATTCTGACCGCAGCCTTTACCTTCAGTTACAGTCTGATTCTGCTCTGGCGCCGCCATACCGCCCTGCCCAGCCTGCAACGTGCCAATTTATGGTTGGCCTTGTTGGTGGCCGTTGTACTGGTCCTGATCAATACACCGCTGGCTGACATGCGCCACTGGGCCGCCCAGCACCAGGTCAAACGGTTGATGGACGGTCGTACCACAGTAGATGACTTTGACTACGCCTATATACGCTTTCAATTGGGCCAGCCAGGAGATATCGCCCTGCGCGCACTGGCTGACAGCGAGTTTGCCGAGACAAAACCTGATCTGACCCGACGTATCGAGCGTGTACTCGAACAAACCAATCGCTGGAGTCAGGACGCAGTCGTCGATACCGACAGCCTGAGCGAGGTGGCTCTGCAATTTAATGTCAGCCCCGACGACGCCGTACTCCCAGAGTCCTTGCTGGCACTGCTAATCGAGCAGAAATCACCCTGTCTGAGTCGGATCAAGCCTTGCAGGGCTCTGCGCATCGACAATGAACCCAGGTTCCAGTGGCTGATAGAAGTGCACCACGGCTATCAAACGCTGGCGTATACCGAGCAGAACACCGGCTGGCAGCCAACCGGCAGTCTGGAGCGTCTGGGAGCGATACAGGCGCGGCATACAGACGACTGTGAAAAAGTCATGCCTGAGCTCGACCTGCAGCGTATACCGGGGCCACTGACGATCTATCAGAGCGGTCCATGCCTGTACAGTCTGCGGCCAAACCTGGAAGCCGGCCGACACCAGCTTTCCAGCCCCCCCTAGTCAGTCAGGCACACTGAATGAAGGGCTGCCCGACAAGCCCGTACGGCACCAGGGGCAGCCCGAAAGGTTACACTACGGCTTATACGCGCCTGAGCTTGTTTCAGGCTTAGCCTTCACGCGGAAACGTCTGTTTCAGCCATTGCCGCAGATCATCACCAAGGTGAAATTGGGGATAGGACCAGCTCTCTTTTTTCATCCCGATTTCTTCTTCCCAGGCTCTTATTTGCGTACTGACCTGTTTGAACATGGCGTCTGGATCAGTGAATGACAAGCCAACGCTCTGGTACAAAGCCTTGGTGAACCAGGTCATTTCCGAGTCATCGCCACAGCCAAAGGACGTGCGGTCTTCGCGGGCGGAGGCCAGTATCAGGGTGTCGTTGTCCTTGAGCTCATTGGGCCAGTGGCCGGCATAGCACGCTGACACGACCAACACTTTGCGCCGAGCATCAAGTGGCTCAAGCATCTTGGCAAAGTCCTGGGGCGACAGGTTCGGCAGATCGATTCCGGGCTGACGCAACAACAACTGGCCGTCACTCCCGCCATGGCTGACCAGGTGAACGACCAGCAGGTCTTCCTCCGGATTCATTTGCTCATCCAATGCCTTGAGTGCTGATGCAATAGACGGCCGGGTAGCCAGGGGAAAGTTTTTGTACGCTCGATGATTGAGCAGCATGATAGAACGATTCTCCAGATCAAACTGCGTCTGCAAGCCATTGGTGGCCACCTGGATGTCGCGCATGAATACGGATTCTGTGCCGTCCCCGCCGACAGCCAGGAAGTAGACATCTGTCTCGCCCGATCTTTCCGCTGCCAGGCTTTCGATCTGCTGATTCAGACGCTGGTGGTTCTCAACCAGAATCTGCTCGGTAAGAGGGGCTGGCAGGTCTTCCGCGACGTATTCTTCGCGATCAACCAATTCACCATATTCCCAGGTGCCTGACAGGCTCTCCGTAGTCTCGAGCCCATCGGTATACGAAAAGGTGCCCTCGCCATGGTAAGCCCACTGATGGAATTCACCCTCATAAGTACCAAAGTCGGTAACGTGCTGCCCTTTTACCGGAACGCCGTCGGCGAATTCGGCGATATAAACTCCGCCTGGGACGTCGTAACGACCATGACCGTTGAAGTCATCATTCTGGAATGCGCCCTCATAACGGCTGTCATCATCTTCATACACGCCCTGCCCAGCCATCTGCCCTTTCTCGAACTCACCTTCATAGCGCCAGCCTGCAGGCGACTCAAGCTCGCCCTGACCATGCCAGTAGCCATCGCGGAACTCACCGCGGTAGGTCAAACCACTGGCAAAGCGCTGAACGCCCTGGCCATGGAAAAGTCCTTCGCGAATATCGCCGGCATACGTGCTGCCATCAGGCAAGCGTGCATCGGGTGACAGCAATGGTGGGGCGTCGCAAGCCGTGAGCAACACCACGGCGATCAGAGGCAGAGCAATACGCAAGGGGCGCATAAAATCAGCATTCATGTTTGTCATCGAGTCACAGTCGGAATGAGGGGTTTATCTGACGTCGCCACAAAGCGCTGACGGCCAGAAGCATTACCAGCATCAGCAGACTCCAGGAGCTGGTAGTCGGGACATTCATGATCGCCCCGGCTGCCAGCACTACCGTCAATGTCGCGCTGGCAATACCGCTGGAGCCTGAAGACGTGGCCAGCTCACCTGAAATGCTGTTATAGATGGCTGGTGTATTGGCGCTCACGTCGACCAGAATCACACAGGTGCCACCTGCCGCCACTGTACCACCGGTATAAGCGACGGTAGCACTCCCCGGTACGGTAGTGAGGGTTCCACCGGTGCAGGTGGTAGAGCTGTTTGATGGTGTCGCCACGACCAGACCCGCGGGCAGGTTGTCCGTAAAGCTCAACCCGGTCACCGGCAAAATTCCCGCACTGTTGTCGATAGTGAATGTCAGCGTGCTGGCCACGCCGG
This sequence is a window from Halopseudomonas salegens. Protein-coding genes within it:
- a CDS encoding DUF4153 domain-containing protein, producing MEDSRLHTLDRATSLGLIIIAVMQGYALYALHLAIDHEHWLAADQRWLKALYTLTIGLPAFYLISIVQLRGRINLLPLLLAPLLFWLGWHLGWVEQMPETTRQRHQFTFAFCMAAGVALFILALFFRSGAANGTWPTAYQPLLGYSWEHALTLAQLGLFVGVFWALLWLWAALFDAIGLGFFKSLFQEPAFIYPVSWLVIGLGLVMIRNRFRFIANVRLMCEALIKALLPLVALIILLFFAVLPWTGLQPIWDTGKAAQMLMALMLTLLLFFNAVFHQPRDKPPYPAWLRGPILLAVVLLPLGSLLAAWALWLRIDQYGLTLDRLWAAVLQILTAAFTFSYSLILLWRRHTALPSLQRANLWLALLVAVVLVLINTPLADMRHWAAQHQVKRLMDGRTTVDDFDYAYIRFQLGQPGDIALRALADSEFAETKPDLTRRIERVLEQTNRWSQDAVVDTDSLSEVALQFNVSPDDAVLPESLLALLIEQKSPCLSRIKPCRALRIDNEPRFQWLIEVHHGYQTLAYTEQNTGWQPTGSLERLGAIQARHTDDCEKVMPELDLQRIPGPLTIYQSGPCLYSLRPNLEAGRHQLSSPP
- a CDS encoding C13 family peptidase, encoding MNADFMRPLRIALPLIAVVLLTACDAPPLLSPDARLPDGSTYAGDIREGLFHGQGVQRFASGLTYRGEFRDGYWHGQGELESPAGWRYEGEFEKGQMAGQGVYEDDDSRYEGAFQNDDFNGHGRYDVPGGVYIAEFADGVPVKGQHVTDFGTYEGEFHQWAYHGEGTFSYTDGLETTESLSGTWEYGELVDREEYVAEDLPAPLTEQILVENHQRLNQQIESLAAERSGETDVYFLAVGGDGTESVFMRDIQVATNGLQTQFDLENRSIMLLNHRAYKNFPLATRPSIASALKALDEQMNPEEDLLVVHLVSHGGSDGQLLLRQPGIDLPNLSPQDFAKMLEPLDARRKVLVVSACYAGHWPNELKDNDTLILASAREDRTSFGCGDDSEMTWFTKALYQSVGLSFTDPDAMFKQVSTQIRAWEEEIGMKKESWSYPQFHLGDDLRQWLKQTFPREG
- a CDS encoding ABC transporter ATP-binding protein, which translates into the protein MWDFEPGRALGLMFKTMPFILFRLGIYLGAALAYMVMTGVGAGVGYGIGSLGSEGFRAGSTFWGGLIGFGIVGAVMYWLREYLLYVVKAGHLAVLVELMEGKELPAGKGQINYASTVVKERFAQASVLFAVDQLIKGVLRAIVGLTRSVFRMLPIPGGQNLLRILQAFLKVAVGFIDEVILAYCIKTRSTNAWASSREALVLYGQNYKSMLKNAAWITLMIYLLYFLVFLVMLAPAALIAYLMPGGWSAAGVVFAFLLAWSIKAGVLEPFAITCLMQAYFKAIEGQEPNPEWDAKLDGMSAKFRKLKDKAGESLGKATGTATQPAPEPAVTAGDPPPGN